Proteins encoded in a region of the Micropterus dolomieu isolate WLL.071019.BEF.003 ecotype Adirondacks linkage group LG09, ASM2129224v1, whole genome shotgun sequence genome:
- the thap7 gene encoding THAP domain-containing protein 7 isoform X3, which translates to MPRHCSAGGCKSRDNRQTRNAGITFHKLPKGATRRNLWITNSHRADYWDPQTDFVYFCSKHFTPESFELTGCSGIRRLKEDAFPTVFDSSSTTKCKRPGTLQKREDVPVRKNPGNQENPQQERDMGQTSEEPTVQRSVAAAGEANENKPAPSQELPGVEHLSQQERSPSPPSRPLSPSRYMRRLPPPPGFYLSKEHSYAQLFPLLWRRRFDQAIDCLEKALRQLHAARRRENRLRSTVLRLRDKRLKQALLVSRDGCQNRGSWTPRGEKGRGKEGSNQEESETDAIAEDTGVFEDSCVDQIEFEGHFLQDTNSWSEKEKGYCFYCGRGQVQVGGQVACRVSKTVKVDQPVMHEDSVETSSCSTAENANDIQIVSLERRPWKNVETSDSDATKSQVLLQTEGLQHVIPAGVTLPVIHEQSLQFLGSQQNLLSDTCEGDIEAAVPEHHPNLQQQLFWIQGSAEGQVILVPASAEDGLKNILKMEGVAVEARTILVSQADLKGDLGHMTETSAALSRDEAACDSEHSDQQSANNTASVMRENVREKLKEHLEGFHLQLSTEFIN; encoded by the exons ATGCCAAGACATTGCTCAGCAGGTGGCTGCAAATCTCGGGACAACCGGCAGACTCGTAATGCTGGCATCACTTTTCACAA ATTACCCAAAGGAGCAACTCGGAGGAACCTTTGGATCACCAACTCCCACCGTGCAGACTACTGGGACCCTCAGACCGACTTTGTCTACTTTTGCTCCAAACACTTCACCCCAGAAAGTTTTGAACTGACTGGATGCAG CGGGATCAGAAGACTAAAGGAAGATGCATTTCCTACAGTATTTGATTCCTCTTCAACTACAAAATGCAAAAGACCAGGAACACTGCAGAAACGAGAAGACGTTCCTGTCAG GAAGAATCCCGGCAACCAGGAGAACCctcagcaggagagagacatGGGTCAGACTTCAGAAGAACCCACAGTTCAGAGGTCAGTAGCAGCAGCTGGGGAGGCCAATGAAAACAAACCAGCACCTTCTCAAGAGCTGCCAGGGGTGGAGCACCTCTCACAGCAAGAACGAAGTCCTTCGCCACCGTCTCGGCCCCTCTCCCCGTCACGTTATATGAGGCGCCTGCCCCCTCCTCCAGGCTTCTACCTGTCGAAGGAGCACAGCTATGCACAGCTCttccccctgctgtggaggagACGTTTCGATCAGGCTATTGACTGCTTGGAGAAGGCCTTGCGACAGCTGCACGCAGCCAGGCGGAGGGAGAACCGCCTGCGAAGCACTGTGCTGAGGCTCCGTGATAAACGGCTGAAGCAGGCTCTGCTTGTGTCACGAGATGGTTGTCAAAACAGGGGGAGCTGGACACCCAGGGGGGAGAAGGGACGAGGCAAAGAAGGCTCTAACCAGGAAGAGAGTGAGACTGATGCTATAGCTGAGGATACAGGGGTGTTTGAAGACAGTTGTGTGGATCAGATAGAGTTTGAGGGTCATTTTCTTCAAGACACCAACAGCTGGTCTGAGAAGGAGAAGGGATACTGCTTTTACTGTGGAAGAGGACAGGTGCAGGTTGGTGGTCAGGTAGCATGCAGAGTTTCAAAGACTGTCAAAGTAGACCAGCCTGTTATGCATGAGGACTCTGTTGAAACCAGTTCTTGTAGCACAGCTGAAAATGCCAACGACATACAGATAGTTAGCTTGGAAAGACGACCTTGGAAAAATGTAGAAACCAGTGACTCGGATGCAACAAAGTCTCAAGTCCTGCTCCAAACTGAAGGTCTTCAGCATGTGATCCCTGCTGGAGTCACTCTGCCTGTAATCCATGAGCAGAGTTTGCAGTTTTTAGGCTCTCAGCAGAATTTGCTCTCTGACACGTGTGAAGGGGATATCGAGGCTGCGGTTCCAGAGCATCACCCgaacctgcagcagcagctgttttggATCCAGGGCAGTGCTGAGGGACAGGTCATTCTGGTGCCTGCCTCTGCTGAAGACGGATTGAAAAACATTCTCAAGATGGAGGGAGTTGCTGTCGAAGCACGAACCATACTGGTGTCACAAGCGGACCTTAAAGGAGACTTGGGACACATGACAGAAACCAGTGCGGCTCTGTCCAGAGATGAAGCAGCGTGTGACAGTGAACATAGTGACCAGCAGTCTGCAAACAACACTGCATCAGTGATGAGAGAAAATGTGAGGGAGAAACTGAAAGAACACCTAGAGGGATTTCACCTTCAGCTGAGCACCGAGTTTATAAACTGA
- the thap7 gene encoding THAP domain-containing protein 7 isoform X1, which yields MKEQIRHLCEVDICRAGMPRHCSAGGCKSRDNRQTRNAGITFHKLPKGATRRNLWITNSHRADYWDPQTDFVYFCSKHFTPESFELTGCSGIRRLKEDAFPTVFDSSSTTKCKRPGTLQKREDVPVRKNPGNQENPQQERDMGQTSEEPTVQRSVAAAGEANENKPAPSQELPGVEHLSQQERSPSPPSRPLSPSRYMRRLPPPPGFYLSKEHSYAQLFPLLWRRRFDQAIDCLEKALRQLHAARRRENRLRSTVLRLRDKRLKQALLVSRDGCQNRGSWTPRGEKGRGKEGSNQEESETDAIAEDTGVFEDSCVDQIEFEGHFLQDTNSWSEKEKGYCFYCGRGQVQVGGQVACRVSKTVKVDQPVMHEDSVETSSCSTAENANDIQIVSLERRPWKNVETSDSDATKSQVLLQTEGLQHVIPAGVTLPVIHEQSLQFLGSQQNLLSDTCEGDIEAAVPEHHPNLQQQLFWIQGSAEGQVILVPASAEDGLKNILKMEGVAVEARTILVSQADLKGDLGHMTETSAALSRDEAACDSEHSDQQSANNTASVMRENVREKLKEHLEGFHLQLSTEFIN from the exons ATGAAAGAACAGATCCGCCATCTTTGTGAGGTCGACATCTGCAGAGCAGGG ATGCCAAGACATTGCTCAGCAGGTGGCTGCAAATCTCGGGACAACCGGCAGACTCGTAATGCTGGCATCACTTTTCACAA ATTACCCAAAGGAGCAACTCGGAGGAACCTTTGGATCACCAACTCCCACCGTGCAGACTACTGGGACCCTCAGACCGACTTTGTCTACTTTTGCTCCAAACACTTCACCCCAGAAAGTTTTGAACTGACTGGATGCAG CGGGATCAGAAGACTAAAGGAAGATGCATTTCCTACAGTATTTGATTCCTCTTCAACTACAAAATGCAAAAGACCAGGAACACTGCAGAAACGAGAAGACGTTCCTGTCAG GAAGAATCCCGGCAACCAGGAGAACCctcagcaggagagagacatGGGTCAGACTTCAGAAGAACCCACAGTTCAGAGGTCAGTAGCAGCAGCTGGGGAGGCCAATGAAAACAAACCAGCACCTTCTCAAGAGCTGCCAGGGGTGGAGCACCTCTCACAGCAAGAACGAAGTCCTTCGCCACCGTCTCGGCCCCTCTCCCCGTCACGTTATATGAGGCGCCTGCCCCCTCCTCCAGGCTTCTACCTGTCGAAGGAGCACAGCTATGCACAGCTCttccccctgctgtggaggagACGTTTCGATCAGGCTATTGACTGCTTGGAGAAGGCCTTGCGACAGCTGCACGCAGCCAGGCGGAGGGAGAACCGCCTGCGAAGCACTGTGCTGAGGCTCCGTGATAAACGGCTGAAGCAGGCTCTGCTTGTGTCACGAGATGGTTGTCAAAACAGGGGGAGCTGGACACCCAGGGGGGAGAAGGGACGAGGCAAAGAAGGCTCTAACCAGGAAGAGAGTGAGACTGATGCTATAGCTGAGGATACAGGGGTGTTTGAAGACAGTTGTGTGGATCAGATAGAGTTTGAGGGTCATTTTCTTCAAGACACCAACAGCTGGTCTGAGAAGGAGAAGGGATACTGCTTTTACTGTGGAAGAGGACAGGTGCAGGTTGGTGGTCAGGTAGCATGCAGAGTTTCAAAGACTGTCAAAGTAGACCAGCCTGTTATGCATGAGGACTCTGTTGAAACCAGTTCTTGTAGCACAGCTGAAAATGCCAACGACATACAGATAGTTAGCTTGGAAAGACGACCTTGGAAAAATGTAGAAACCAGTGACTCGGATGCAACAAAGTCTCAAGTCCTGCTCCAAACTGAAGGTCTTCAGCATGTGATCCCTGCTGGAGTCACTCTGCCTGTAATCCATGAGCAGAGTTTGCAGTTTTTAGGCTCTCAGCAGAATTTGCTCTCTGACACGTGTGAAGGGGATATCGAGGCTGCGGTTCCAGAGCATCACCCgaacctgcagcagcagctgttttggATCCAGGGCAGTGCTGAGGGACAGGTCATTCTGGTGCCTGCCTCTGCTGAAGACGGATTGAAAAACATTCTCAAGATGGAGGGAGTTGCTGTCGAAGCACGAACCATACTGGTGTCACAAGCGGACCTTAAAGGAGACTTGGGACACATGACAGAAACCAGTGCGGCTCTGTCCAGAGATGAAGCAGCGTGTGACAGTGAACATAGTGACCAGCAGTCTGCAAACAACACTGCATCAGTGATGAGAGAAAATGTGAGGGAGAAACTGAAAGAACACCTAGAGGGATTTCACCTTCAGCTGAGCACCGAGTTTATAAACTGA
- the thap7 gene encoding THAP domain-containing protein 7 isoform X2, giving the protein MSPCCCVMSVLLSLMPRHCSAGGCKSRDNRQTRNAGITFHKLPKGATRRNLWITNSHRADYWDPQTDFVYFCSKHFTPESFELTGCSGIRRLKEDAFPTVFDSSSTTKCKRPGTLQKREDVPVRKNPGNQENPQQERDMGQTSEEPTVQRSVAAAGEANENKPAPSQELPGVEHLSQQERSPSPPSRPLSPSRYMRRLPPPPGFYLSKEHSYAQLFPLLWRRRFDQAIDCLEKALRQLHAARRRENRLRSTVLRLRDKRLKQALLVSRDGCQNRGSWTPRGEKGRGKEGSNQEESETDAIAEDTGVFEDSCVDQIEFEGHFLQDTNSWSEKEKGYCFYCGRGQVQVGGQVACRVSKTVKVDQPVMHEDSVETSSCSTAENANDIQIVSLERRPWKNVETSDSDATKSQVLLQTEGLQHVIPAGVTLPVIHEQSLQFLGSQQNLLSDTCEGDIEAAVPEHHPNLQQQLFWIQGSAEGQVILVPASAEDGLKNILKMEGVAVEARTILVSQADLKGDLGHMTETSAALSRDEAACDSEHSDQQSANNTASVMRENVREKLKEHLEGFHLQLSTEFIN; this is encoded by the exons ATGTCTCCCTGTTGTTGTGTTATGTCAGTCCTGTTGTCACTG ATGCCAAGACATTGCTCAGCAGGTGGCTGCAAATCTCGGGACAACCGGCAGACTCGTAATGCTGGCATCACTTTTCACAA ATTACCCAAAGGAGCAACTCGGAGGAACCTTTGGATCACCAACTCCCACCGTGCAGACTACTGGGACCCTCAGACCGACTTTGTCTACTTTTGCTCCAAACACTTCACCCCAGAAAGTTTTGAACTGACTGGATGCAG CGGGATCAGAAGACTAAAGGAAGATGCATTTCCTACAGTATTTGATTCCTCTTCAACTACAAAATGCAAAAGACCAGGAACACTGCAGAAACGAGAAGACGTTCCTGTCAG GAAGAATCCCGGCAACCAGGAGAACCctcagcaggagagagacatGGGTCAGACTTCAGAAGAACCCACAGTTCAGAGGTCAGTAGCAGCAGCTGGGGAGGCCAATGAAAACAAACCAGCACCTTCTCAAGAGCTGCCAGGGGTGGAGCACCTCTCACAGCAAGAACGAAGTCCTTCGCCACCGTCTCGGCCCCTCTCCCCGTCACGTTATATGAGGCGCCTGCCCCCTCCTCCAGGCTTCTACCTGTCGAAGGAGCACAGCTATGCACAGCTCttccccctgctgtggaggagACGTTTCGATCAGGCTATTGACTGCTTGGAGAAGGCCTTGCGACAGCTGCACGCAGCCAGGCGGAGGGAGAACCGCCTGCGAAGCACTGTGCTGAGGCTCCGTGATAAACGGCTGAAGCAGGCTCTGCTTGTGTCACGAGATGGTTGTCAAAACAGGGGGAGCTGGACACCCAGGGGGGAGAAGGGACGAGGCAAAGAAGGCTCTAACCAGGAAGAGAGTGAGACTGATGCTATAGCTGAGGATACAGGGGTGTTTGAAGACAGTTGTGTGGATCAGATAGAGTTTGAGGGTCATTTTCTTCAAGACACCAACAGCTGGTCTGAGAAGGAGAAGGGATACTGCTTTTACTGTGGAAGAGGACAGGTGCAGGTTGGTGGTCAGGTAGCATGCAGAGTTTCAAAGACTGTCAAAGTAGACCAGCCTGTTATGCATGAGGACTCTGTTGAAACCAGTTCTTGTAGCACAGCTGAAAATGCCAACGACATACAGATAGTTAGCTTGGAAAGACGACCTTGGAAAAATGTAGAAACCAGTGACTCGGATGCAACAAAGTCTCAAGTCCTGCTCCAAACTGAAGGTCTTCAGCATGTGATCCCTGCTGGAGTCACTCTGCCTGTAATCCATGAGCAGAGTTTGCAGTTTTTAGGCTCTCAGCAGAATTTGCTCTCTGACACGTGTGAAGGGGATATCGAGGCTGCGGTTCCAGAGCATCACCCgaacctgcagcagcagctgttttggATCCAGGGCAGTGCTGAGGGACAGGTCATTCTGGTGCCTGCCTCTGCTGAAGACGGATTGAAAAACATTCTCAAGATGGAGGGAGTTGCTGTCGAAGCACGAACCATACTGGTGTCACAAGCGGACCTTAAAGGAGACTTGGGACACATGACAGAAACCAGTGCGGCTCTGTCCAGAGATGAAGCAGCGTGTGACAGTGAACATAGTGACCAGCAGTCTGCAAACAACACTGCATCAGTGATGAGAGAAAATGTGAGGGAGAAACTGAAAGAACACCTAGAGGGATTTCACCTTCAGCTGAGCACCGAGTTTATAAACTGA